The genomic interval GGAAAACTAGTACGTGGTAATTGTAAATTAAGTAAGGCGTCTGTATGAATATAATCCCAATACGTAATGGGTTTACTTTGTAAAAGACCCTCTAGATGGTCATCTAGATCTTGGTCTATTTTTTCATATTTATCATCAAGAGCATCAATGATTTTTTCTATGTCTGGTTGTATAGGCTTTCTCATTAAAATACTTAGTCAAATGTAATTTTAAATGGATGTTTAAGACCACGATATGCATCTAGATCTGCCTTGAGCGAACCTACTGAAAGGTCTGCTTGTATGCGCACAGGGATTTTATTTTTATCATCTGTTACCCACATGGTAAGACTTTCTTTTTCTTTAAAAACTCTACCAGACTGAACTAGTGGTTTAAACACTAATGTTTTTACGTTTCCAAATTTAGTCTTGACAATTTCTTTGTCAATAAACCGCATCTTAAATGGATAGTTTTCTCCATCAAAAAACATCGTCAAGTCAATTTCATCTCCCTTTTTTAGGTTTGACGTTTCTAAGTTATTGCGCAAGTAATACATCGCAGACACTAAATCTTGGATATTTGGCTCCGTTTTTAGGACCGTTTCTTTATTACGTCTCAAGTCTTTTATAAGTGCTGTATTATTTTTATGATCAAATTCTACAACTCTATGTTTCTTATGCCCCCCTTCATCAATATTACGTAAAAACTTATAAGGTAAATCTGTTTTTTTATCTACCCAGCTTTCATAATAGTCTTCTACTCCAAAGGCTAGACCTACAATACCTGTAGTTTCACCAAAACCTTTGATATGGTGAACATCATTTCCTTTGTACACCTCATCATTAATTGCTATAGTAGCATACCCGCCTGTAAGTAAACCGTAGTGAACTCTAAACTTAAGCCATTCACCTGCTTTGTAAGAATTTCTACGTTTAATATCCAATAGCTGTTCTGGTGCCTTCACAAATGAAAGACTCATAAGTAAACTTAAGGCTACCAGTATCGATGCTATTATTTTTGATGTTAGTTTCATATTTTGGTTATTTGCTTATAACGATATATAATACAAATGTTGTTCCAAAGGTAAAAAATAAAGGCCGCAATGATATTGCGACCTTTAGATATTTAGGTTTTTAGAGTGTTCCTCTTTGGGCTTGTTCCCTTTCTATCGACTCGAATAGCGCCTTAAAATTACCTGCACCAAACCCCTTTGCTCCCATACGCTGTATGATTTCAAAAAATAACGTAGGTCTATCTTGTAACGGTTTTGTAAAAATTTGTAGTAAGTACCCATCTTCATCTGCATCTACAAGTATAGAAAGCTCTTGTAGTCGTTCTATATCTTCTTTCATGACTTTCATATGCTCACCTAAACGTTGTGGAATGTCATCATAATAGGTTTGTGGTGGAGGTGGCAAAAAGTCAATTCCTCTCGCTTTAAGTTGCGCAACTGTCTTAATAATATCATCTGTCGCCATTGCAAGATGTTGTACACCTGCTCCTTCATAAAAATCCAAATATTCTTCAATTTGAGACTTTTTGGC from Dokdonia sp. Hel_I_53 carries:
- a CDS encoding DUF3108 domain-containing protein: MKLTSKIIASILVALSLLMSLSFVKAPEQLLDIKRRNSYKAGEWLKFRVHYGLLTGGYATIAINDEVYKGNDVHHIKGFGETTGIVGLAFGVEDYYESWVDKKTDLPYKFLRNIDEGGHKKHRVVEFDHKNNTALIKDLRRNKETVLKTEPNIQDLVSAMYYLRNNLETSNLKKGDEIDLTMFFDGENYPFKMRFIDKEIVKTKFGNVKTLVFKPLVQSGRVFKEKESLTMWVTDDKNKIPVRIQADLSVGSLKADLDAYRGLKHPFKITFD